A genomic segment from Polyangium mundeleinium encodes:
- a CDS encoding L-dopachrome tautomerase-related protein, which translates to MKTSAMGAILTGIMMTACGSATIAPATPASKTEDAIEVVASSDGMIWNAVAVHAGRVFVAGPRWTGSRGPAVGALDAKGRVAPFPDAAWNGFHPGEDPSRAFVSVNALHLDGAGALWVVDTGAPTFGGDPIPGGAKLIRIGLPGGAVEQIVPLDGVTKRGSYIDDVRFGKRSVYLTDAGAPALVVVDLASGKGRRVLDGHASVTARADRDIVVGGAVVKNPSGEPLRVHADPLEVSSDGEWLFYGPLGGPWSRVPTSALDDASLSPEALASKVEPWADLPPVGGTALGPGGELYFTELATNSVKKRMPDGSLTTLVTDPRLHWADAPFLDGDGALWLPVPQMDRVALFHNGASKVAWPIQLLRWQTRPRAARVVDIGKMPR; encoded by the coding sequence ATGAAAACGAGTGCGATGGGTGCGATTTTAACCGGGATCATGATGACGGCGTGCGGCAGCGCCACGATCGCGCCTGCCACGCCCGCGAGCAAGACCGAAGATGCGATCGAGGTGGTGGCGAGCTCCGACGGGATGATCTGGAACGCCGTCGCCGTTCACGCGGGTCGCGTTTTCGTGGCCGGACCCCGCTGGACCGGCTCACGTGGGCCGGCCGTGGGCGCGCTCGACGCGAAGGGGCGCGTCGCTCCGTTTCCGGATGCGGCGTGGAATGGCTTTCATCCCGGCGAGGATCCCTCGCGCGCGTTCGTGAGCGTGAACGCCCTGCACCTCGACGGCGCGGGCGCGCTATGGGTCGTGGACACGGGCGCACCCACGTTTGGCGGCGATCCGATTCCCGGCGGCGCGAAGCTCATCCGGATCGGGCTGCCGGGGGGGGCCGTGGAGCAGATCGTGCCGCTCGACGGCGTGACGAAGCGCGGGAGCTACATCGACGACGTGCGTTTCGGCAAGCGAAGCGTGTACCTCACGGATGCGGGCGCGCCGGCGCTCGTGGTCGTGGACCTCGCGAGCGGCAAGGGTCGCCGCGTCCTCGATGGGCATGCCTCCGTCACGGCCCGCGCGGATCGCGATATCGTGGTCGGCGGCGCGGTCGTGAAAAACCCCTCGGGCGAGCCGCTCCGCGTGCATGCCGATCCGCTCGAGGTGAGCTCCGATGGAGAATGGCTCTTCTATGGGCCGCTCGGCGGTCCGTGGTCGCGCGTGCCCACGAGCGCGCTCGACGACGCATCGCTCTCGCCGGAAGCGCTCGCGAGCAAGGTCGAGCCGTGGGCGGATTTGCCTCCCGTGGGCGGCACGGCCCTCGGGCCGGGGGGCGAGCTTTACTTCACGGAGCTCGCGACGAACTCCGTGAAAAAGCGCATGCCGGATGGCTCGTTGACGACGCTCGTGACGGATCCGCGCCTGCACTGGGCCGACGCGCCGTTTCTCGACGGCGACGGCGCGCTCTGGCTGCCGGTGCCGCAGATGGATCGCGTGGCGCTCTTCCATAACGGTGCGTCGAAGGTCGCATGGCCGATTCAACTGCTCCGATGGCAGACGCGGCCACGCGCGGCGCGGGTCGTCGATATCGGGAAGATGCCGCGATAA
- a CDS encoding zinc-binding alcohol dehydrogenase family protein — translation MKAVGTHQPLPITADHALVDVELPEPKATGRDLLVRVHAVSVNPVDVKIRASFKSEDGNPRVLGWDASGVVEAVGPDVTLFRPGDEVFYAGAIGRPGTNAEKHLVDERIVGRKPKSLDFAEAAALPLTAITAWELLFDRLGVPYGRKAQAGSLLVINGAGGVGSILIQIARRLTGLTVIATASRPETKKWVLDMGAHHAIDHTQPLDAGLAALGIPNVEYVAGLTASDRHQEAIAKAVAPQGRVVLIDDPKSFDIVPFKRKSVTVGWELMFTRSIFQTNDMLEQHRLLEEVSALVDAGVLRTTLTERAGRIDAATLKKVHATIESGKAIGKSVLVGF, via the coding sequence ATGAAGGCCGTCGGCACCCACCAACCTCTCCCCATTACCGCAGACCATGCCCTCGTCGACGTCGAGCTCCCCGAGCCGAAAGCCACCGGGCGCGACCTCCTCGTCCGTGTCCACGCGGTCTCCGTGAACCCCGTCGACGTGAAAATTCGCGCGAGCTTCAAGTCCGAGGACGGAAACCCCCGTGTGCTCGGCTGGGACGCGTCGGGCGTCGTCGAAGCGGTCGGGCCGGACGTGACGTTGTTCCGCCCGGGAGACGAGGTCTTTTATGCAGGCGCAATCGGCCGGCCCGGCACGAATGCCGAAAAACATCTCGTCGACGAACGGATCGTGGGTCGCAAACCGAAGTCCCTCGATTTCGCCGAAGCCGCGGCGCTGCCGCTGACCGCGATCACCGCGTGGGAGCTGCTTTTTGATCGGCTCGGCGTTCCGTATGGTCGCAAGGCGCAGGCGGGATCACTCCTCGTCATCAACGGCGCGGGCGGCGTGGGTTCGATCCTCATTCAGATCGCGCGGCGCCTGACGGGGCTCACGGTCATCGCGACGGCCTCACGGCCGGAGACGAAAAAGTGGGTCCTCGACATGGGCGCCCATCACGCGATCGATCACACGCAGCCGCTCGATGCAGGATTGGCCGCGCTTGGAATTCCAAACGTGGAGTACGTGGCAGGGCTGACCGCGAGCGACCGGCATCAGGAGGCGATCGCCAAGGCCGTCGCGCCGCAGGGACGCGTGGTGCTTATCGACGATCCGAAATCCTTCGACATCGTACCCTTCAAGCGGAAGAGCGTGACGGTCGGCTGGGAGCTCATGTTCACGCGGTCGATCTTCCAGACGAACGACATGCTCGAGCAGCATCGTCTGCTCGAAGAAGTCTCGGCGCTCGTCGACGCAGGCGTGCTCCGCACGACGCTGACCGAGCGGGCCGGCCGTATCGATGCGGCGACGCTGAAGAAGGTTCACGCCACGATCGAGAGTGGCAAGGCGATCGGCAAGAGCGTGCTCGTCGGCTTCTGA
- a CDS encoding pyridoxal-dependent decarboxylase has protein sequence MFDRASGLDDELFRLRAEGLSPAERAAALDALFRYESRQTDLLLGYQCNERIDCAETLSRYLDRHLNNVGDPFQSGSASFNTKWLERAVLDYFAALWRAKTPHDPDDGASYWGYLLTMGSTEGNLYGLWNARDYLAGKFLLIDPESADEARAAASNGGARVVPPRLVYQQAPAPESQPNARVPIAFYSQDTHYSIIKAMRVLDIRTFYEVGTERYPRDNPLAPGKPWPHEVPSVGGTNGVGVIDIDALTTLVAFFASRGHPILVNFNYGTTFKGAYDDVEAAGAALLPILRRYGLDEREVHYDPRDCRKYDVRTGYWFHVDGALGAAYMPFLEMAHAAGRITTRGPNFDFRLPYVCSLVMSGHKWIGAPFPCGVYMTRTKLMLRPPSRPEYIGSPDTTFAGSRNGLSALVLWDHLARRSYEDQIRKALYTEDLSAYAERRLRELGQRLGQALWVERAPLSLTIRFRAVSPALAFKYTLACETLYVDGEKRQYHHIYVMEHVTRERIDAFLNDLAAPDAFPAQEVRPTAPAHESHVAGREGRLMHVPHTGRSFSG, from the coding sequence GTGTTCGACCGTGCCTCCGGCCTCGACGACGAGCTCTTTCGCCTGCGGGCCGAGGGGCTCTCGCCCGCCGAGCGCGCGGCGGCCCTCGACGCGCTCTTTCGTTACGAATCCCGACAGACGGATCTCTTGCTCGGATACCAGTGCAACGAGCGGATCGATTGCGCGGAGACCCTCTCGCGATATCTCGATCGGCACCTCAACAACGTCGGCGACCCGTTCCAGAGCGGGTCGGCCAGCTTCAACACGAAATGGCTCGAGCGCGCCGTGCTCGATTATTTTGCCGCGCTCTGGCGCGCGAAGACCCCGCACGATCCCGACGACGGCGCGTCGTACTGGGGCTACCTGCTCACGATGGGCTCGACCGAGGGCAACCTCTACGGGCTCTGGAACGCCCGGGATTACCTCGCCGGGAAGTTCCTGCTCATCGACCCCGAGTCGGCGGACGAGGCGCGGGCGGCGGCCTCGAACGGAGGCGCGCGCGTCGTGCCTCCGCGCCTCGTCTATCAGCAGGCGCCCGCGCCCGAAAGCCAGCCGAACGCGCGCGTCCCGATCGCATTTTATTCGCAAGATACGCATTACTCCATCATCAAGGCGATGCGGGTGCTCGACATCCGCACGTTCTACGAGGTCGGCACCGAGCGCTACCCCCGCGACAACCCGCTCGCGCCCGGCAAGCCGTGGCCGCACGAGGTGCCGTCGGTCGGCGGGACGAACGGCGTCGGGGTCATCGACATCGACGCGCTGACCACGCTCGTCGCGTTTTTCGCCTCGCGGGGCCACCCGATCCTCGTCAATTTCAACTACGGAACGACCTTCAAAGGCGCCTACGACGACGTGGAGGCGGCCGGGGCCGCGCTCCTGCCCATCCTGCGCCGGTACGGCCTCGACGAGCGCGAGGTTCATTATGATCCCAGGGATTGCCGGAAGTACGACGTCCGCACGGGGTACTGGTTCCACGTCGACGGCGCGCTCGGCGCCGCGTACATGCCCTTCCTGGAGATGGCCCACGCGGCGGGGCGGATCACGACGCGCGGGCCGAACTTCGATTTCCGTCTCCCGTACGTGTGCTCCCTCGTGATGAGCGGGCACAAATGGATCGGCGCGCCGTTTCCTTGCGGCGTGTACATGACCCGGACGAAGCTCATGCTCCGGCCGCCCAGCCGGCCCGAGTACATCGGCTCGCCCGACACCACGTTCGCCGGATCCCGCAATGGCCTGTCCGCCCTCGTCCTCTGGGATCACCTCGCCAGGCGCTCGTACGAGGATCAGATCCGGAAAGCGCTCTACACGGAGGATCTCTCGGCCTACGCGGAGCGGAGACTACGCGAGCTCGGCCAGCGGCTCGGGCAAGCTCTTTGGGTCGAGCGCGCCCCGCTTTCGCTCACCATTCGCTTCCGGGCCGTGAGCCCCGCGCTCGCGTTCAAGTACACACTGGCGTGCGAGACGCTCTACGTGGATGGAGAAAAACGGCAATACCACCACATTTACGTGATGGAGCACGTCACGCGCGAGCGCATCGACGCGTTCCTGAACGACCTCGCGGCCCCCGACGCGTTCCCGGCGCAGGAAGTCCGGCCCACGGCGCCGGCCCATGAAAGCCACGTGGCTGGGCGCGAGGGCAGGCTCATGCACGTGCCGCATACGGGGCGCAGCTTCAGCGGCTGA
- a CDS encoding LysR family transcriptional regulator encodes MKDPRVAWDDVHLFLAVARAGTLSAAGPRLGLTQPTAGRRLRALEQSVGVTLFQRTPRGFRLTEAGEAMFRHAERMEHEAVALERRLFGETRETGGVLRISTSEWFARHVLGPVLAAFTREHPRVTVEVVAESRLLDLDRQEADLVFRFIAFDRADIVQRRLTQIRYGLYAAQTYLDARGAPDAHGGEGHAIVTMDRAFDALADVAWLRARFPGAHATVRSNSRDVQAAACVHGAGLAVLPRVIGDALPLVRLDVGEEPPGRTIWLGYHRDLKGLPRLRALADHVHASVPKTL; translated from the coding sequence GTGAAAGACCCGCGGGTCGCCTGGGACGACGTTCACTTGTTCCTCGCCGTGGCGCGCGCCGGCACGCTGAGCGCCGCCGGGCCGCGGCTCGGCCTCACGCAGCCCACGGCGGGCCGGCGGCTCCGCGCGCTGGAGCAGTCCGTCGGCGTCACGCTCTTCCAGCGCACGCCGCGCGGATTTCGCCTCACGGAAGCAGGGGAGGCGATGTTCCGTCACGCCGAGCGCATGGAGCACGAAGCCGTGGCCCTCGAGCGACGTCTCTTCGGCGAGACGCGCGAAACGGGCGGCGTGCTCCGCATCTCGACGAGCGAGTGGTTCGCGCGGCACGTCCTCGGCCCGGTGCTCGCCGCGTTCACCCGCGAGCATCCGCGCGTGACCGTCGAAGTCGTGGCCGAATCACGCCTCCTCGACCTCGATCGGCAAGAGGCCGACCTGGTCTTTCGTTTCATCGCGTTCGACCGCGCCGACATCGTGCAGCGTCGGCTCACGCAAATCCGGTATGGCCTCTACGCCGCGCAGACGTATCTCGATGCGCGCGGCGCTCCCGACGCGCACGGCGGCGAGGGCCACGCGATCGTCACGATGGATCGCGCATTCGACGCGCTCGCCGACGTCGCATGGCTCCGCGCGCGGTTCCCTGGCGCGCACGCCACCGTGCGGAGCAACAGCCGCGACGTGCAGGCCGCCGCGTGCGTACACGGCGCCGGCCTCGCCGTCTTGCCGAGGGTGATCGGAGATGCGCTCCCGCTCGTGCGCCTCGACGTCGGAGAAGAGCCGCCCGGCCGTACCATCTGGCTCGGCTACCATCGCGACCTCAAGGGCCTCCCGCGCCTTCGCGCGCTCGCCGACCACGTGCACGCCTCCGTGCCGAAGACGCTCTGA
- a CDS encoding PEP/pyruvate-binding domain-containing protein, producing MKRSILRRAAFLLLALSSASALWACGDGGGNPNPGSGGGDQGGGGQGGGGPGGGDQGGGGQGGTGGFDWPVDTYPISITPSDTWKNQISYPYDPFVSEPNGNSLDGGVRWIKFTVLMHDPTKVYFQDSYPYPFHAPFAVERLDPFFGMSIAEYNDVSLHAEGQKAILGAVLIPPDPLSFPEYGIQLVRQDAYDPEMARVVLDLVKKNVVAETPVTPFYFPTYEQNASAQENQSFYANAGFPVSSVDRWIGGNQCYAMGWALGKLRYVPTDQIEDAYTNGTLKSEDILLTDAIPAELPYLAGIVSLSPSTPNAHTAILATSFGIPFVYLASEAEREQAKALDGKEIILRAKNQYGRCDAALFDMNGALTAADRDALLAQKKPAPLSFSPKQTLGAIVRNTDDLGPADIVHFGGKAANYGLLRDAIPDDSQEALALSFDLWDGFLDQTMPGGKTLRQEIGERLASYQYPPNLAALKVDLAAIRARIEGDATFSDAQRQAVLAALASFDPARKIRFRSSTNVEDSDAFTGAGLYDSASGCLADDTDADTTGPSHCDASQSSERGVFRALQKVYASFYNDNAFIARLLYGVNESDVGMGVLVHYSYPDEDELANGVATNVRRTDPIDDMKIVSQVGALSVTNPEGGALPEVVHGFHSQWGNSFATIAGSSLVPLGGHVMEWDSDYVKLGGLLGKVADRFAEAHPGKPTFALDYEYKKMKPDGALLIKQVRELPLPDDKATLTPFLVPGPRVLCTLQGEQSDVFALHRLKMRASLRARTGFVDAASLAAETLYGDVSFTYVSANGVSTLTGNPGTWPSAAHSFMSDQTLDLFTSGSGADARTLELSTSSVPTLLPPSDGPILALRDMEIQLAAEYTTPVPYLDWDGTPAKRTRDDAIRLTTCMDEGPLPSGASMQTRTIEAGGVKIVTKYYWPAPPTGVVAGYTAPLLRWEETRIEGLTTAPIVLKGYFSQTYRPQHHNFSEDFLFEPALEEGLPANVLAELTAKGIRQMYVLGTTIGTIDPAGQMKTL from the coding sequence ATGAAACGTAGCATTCTGCGGCGCGCCGCTTTCTTGCTCCTCGCGCTCTCGAGCGCCTCGGCACTCTGGGCTTGTGGCGATGGTGGCGGCAATCCAAACCCCGGCTCCGGCGGCGGAGACCAGGGCGGCGGTGGACAGGGCGGCGGTGGCCCCGGCGGTGGAGACCAAGGCGGCGGCGGACAGGGCGGGACGGGCGGGTTCGACTGGCCCGTCGATACCTATCCCATCTCGATCACGCCGTCCGACACCTGGAAAAACCAGATCTCGTACCCCTACGACCCCTTCGTCTCGGAGCCCAATGGCAACAGCCTGGATGGCGGCGTCCGGTGGATCAAATTCACCGTCCTGATGCACGACCCGACGAAGGTGTATTTCCAGGACAGCTACCCGTACCCCTTCCACGCGCCCTTCGCCGTCGAGCGCCTCGATCCGTTCTTCGGCATGTCGATCGCCGAATACAACGACGTCTCGCTGCACGCGGAAGGCCAGAAGGCCATCCTCGGCGCCGTGCTCATCCCGCCCGATCCGCTGAGCTTCCCGGAGTACGGCATCCAGCTCGTCCGGCAGGACGCATACGACCCCGAGATGGCGCGCGTCGTCCTCGATCTCGTGAAAAAGAACGTCGTGGCGGAGACGCCGGTGACGCCGTTTTATTTCCCCACGTACGAGCAAAACGCATCGGCGCAGGAGAACCAGAGCTTCTACGCCAATGCAGGCTTCCCCGTGAGCAGCGTCGATCGGTGGATCGGGGGCAACCAATGTTATGCGATGGGCTGGGCGCTCGGCAAGCTCCGCTACGTGCCTACCGATCAGATCGAGGACGCGTACACGAATGGGACGTTGAAATCAGAGGACATCCTCCTCACCGATGCGATCCCCGCGGAATTGCCTTATCTCGCGGGGATCGTCTCCCTCTCACCGTCGACGCCGAATGCGCACACCGCCATCCTCGCGACCTCGTTCGGCATCCCGTTCGTGTACCTCGCGAGCGAGGCGGAACGCGAGCAAGCCAAGGCCCTCGACGGCAAGGAGATCATCCTGCGCGCGAAAAACCAGTACGGCCGTTGCGACGCCGCACTCTTCGACATGAACGGCGCGCTCACGGCCGCCGATCGCGACGCGCTGCTCGCGCAGAAAAAGCCGGCACCTCTCTCCTTTTCGCCCAAGCAGACGCTCGGCGCCATCGTCCGGAACACCGACGATCTCGGCCCGGCCGACATCGTTCATTTCGGCGGCAAGGCGGCCAATTACGGCCTGCTCCGCGACGCGATCCCCGACGATTCCCAGGAAGCCCTCGCCCTCTCGTTCGACCTATGGGACGGCTTCCTCGATCAAACCATGCCGGGCGGCAAAACGCTGCGGCAGGAAATCGGCGAGCGGCTCGCGAGCTACCAGTACCCGCCGAACCTCGCCGCCCTCAAGGTCGATCTCGCCGCCATTCGCGCACGAATCGAGGGCGACGCGACCTTCTCGGACGCCCAGCGGCAAGCGGTCCTCGCCGCGCTCGCCTCGTTCGATCCGGCGCGCAAGATCCGCTTCCGCAGCTCGACCAACGTCGAGGACAGCGACGCATTCACGGGCGCAGGGCTCTACGACAGCGCGAGCGGCTGCCTCGCCGACGACACCGACGCGGACACCACGGGCCCGAGCCATTGCGACGCGTCACAAAGCAGCGAGCGCGGCGTGTTCCGCGCGCTCCAGAAGGTGTACGCGAGCTTCTACAACGACAACGCCTTCATCGCGCGCCTGCTCTACGGCGTGAACGAGAGCGACGTCGGCATGGGCGTGCTCGTCCATTACTCCTACCCGGACGAGGACGAGCTCGCGAATGGAGTGGCGACGAACGTGCGCCGCACCGACCCGATCGACGACATGAAAATCGTCTCGCAGGTCGGCGCGCTCAGCGTGACGAACCCCGAGGGCGGCGCGCTCCCCGAGGTCGTCCACGGCTTCCATTCCCAGTGGGGCAACTCGTTCGCTACCATCGCCGGATCGAGCCTCGTGCCGCTCGGCGGCCACGTCATGGAGTGGGACAGCGATTACGTGAAGCTCGGCGGGCTGCTCGGCAAGGTGGCGGATCGGTTCGCCGAGGCCCATCCCGGCAAACCGACGTTCGCGCTCGATTACGAGTACAAGAAGATGAAACCCGACGGGGCGCTGCTCATCAAGCAGGTGCGCGAGCTGCCGCTGCCGGACGACAAAGCCACGCTCACGCCCTTCCTCGTCCCCGGGCCACGCGTGCTCTGCACGCTCCAGGGCGAGCAAAGCGACGTCTTTGCCCTCCATCGGCTGAAAATGCGCGCGTCGCTCCGGGCGCGTACGGGGTTCGTCGACGCGGCGAGCCTCGCGGCCGAGACGTTGTATGGCGACGTGTCGTTCACCTACGTCTCCGCGAATGGCGTTTCGACCCTCACGGGCAATCCGGGGACGTGGCCCTCCGCCGCGCACAGCTTCATGAGCGATCAGACGCTCGATCTCTTCACGTCGGGCAGCGGCGCGGACGCGCGGACCCTCGAGCTCTCGACGAGCTCCGTGCCCACGCTGCTCCCGCCGTCCGACGGCCCGATCCTCGCCCTTCGCGACATGGAGATTCAGCTCGCGGCGGAGTATACGACGCCGGTCCCGTATCTCGACTGGGATGGCACGCCGGCGAAACGCACGCGGGACGATGCCATTCGCCTCACCACGTGCATGGACGAGGGACCCCTCCCGTCGGGCGCGTCGATGCAGACAAGGACGATCGAGGCGGGCGGCGTGAAAATCGTGACGAAGTATTACTGGCCAGCGCCGCCCACCGGCGTCGTCGCCGGCTACACCGCGCCGCTCCTGCGCTGGGAGGAGACGCGGATCGAGGGCCTCACGACGGCGCCCATCGTGCTCAAGGGGTATTTCTCGCAGACGTACCGGCCGCAGCACCACAACTTCAGCGAGGATTTCCTCTTCGAGCCGGCCCTCGAAGAGGGTTTGCCCGCGAACGTGCTCGCCGAGCTCACGGCGAAGGGGATTCGTCAGATGTACGTGCTCGGCACCACGATCGGCACGATCGACCCGGCCGGGCAGATGAAGACGCTGTAA
- a CDS encoding hemerythrin domain-containing protein, with protein sequence MERGNRLRRTFLRSAGAAGAGLLVGGCAGTSASIASPRAQGRKEAQEEPDVSPAEDLMREHGVLNRVLLVYDESARRLASKEEMPMDVLASATGLLRRFIEEYHEKLEEEHLFPRFVQAGKLVDLVSVLRSQHEAGRRLTDEVRRLAASKEANRGRLVTVLRQFVRMYRPHEAREDTVLFPAFRSIVSKDAYEALGEAFEDREHELFGEHGFEDAVADVARMEQALGIDDLAIFTPR encoded by the coding sequence ATGGAGCGTGGAAATCGCCTGCGCCGGACGTTTCTTCGATCCGCCGGAGCTGCGGGCGCGGGCCTGCTCGTCGGGGGCTGCGCCGGTACGTCCGCCTCGATCGCGTCTCCGCGCGCCCAGGGGCGGAAGGAGGCCCAAGAAGAGCCGGACGTGTCCCCGGCGGAGGACCTGATGCGCGAGCACGGCGTCCTGAACCGCGTCCTGCTCGTGTACGACGAATCCGCGCGCCGCCTCGCATCGAAGGAGGAGATGCCCATGGACGTCCTCGCGAGCGCGACCGGGCTCCTGCGGCGCTTCATCGAGGAGTATCACGAGAAGCTCGAAGAGGAGCACCTCTTTCCCCGGTTCGTGCAGGCGGGAAAGCTCGTTGATCTGGTGAGCGTGCTCCGGAGCCAGCACGAGGCGGGGCGCCGCCTGACGGACGAGGTCCGGCGGCTCGCCGCGTCGAAAGAGGCCAATCGCGGGAGGCTCGTGACGGTGCTCCGGCAATTCGTCAGGATGTACCGCCCGCACGAGGCGCGCGAGGACACCGTGCTGTTTCCCGCATTCCGGTCGATCGTCTCGAAGGACGCGTACGAGGCGCTCGGCGAGGCATTCGAGGACCGCGAGCACGAGCTCTTCGGCGAACATGGCTTCGAGGACGCCGTCGCAGACGTGGCCAGGATGGAGCAAGCCCTCGGCATCGACGATTTGGCCATCTTCACGCCGCGTTGA